The following coding sequences lie in one Arachis stenosperma cultivar V10309 chromosome 5, arast.V10309.gnm1.PFL2, whole genome shotgun sequence genomic window:
- the LOC130979923 gene encoding putative pentatricopeptide repeat-containing protein At3g23330 translates to MCTNKALKLSILLRNCVWCSAVLQVKQCHAQTILQGLLPHLTLQTDLLLAYCRLCLLRHARKVFGTMPVRNMHSWNIMIASYIENSLYSNALAIFREFKSCNLVPDHYTLPQLFKASVGVGDACFGKVCHGWVIKLGYEGYVVVASSVLEFYVKFGLITDAYSVYSMMLCRDFVAWNLMISGFLRAGLYLHVIDCFREMLLTNGGKMDSMSVPSILIACGREGDLMKGKEVHGYVFKNCEFDVDTPIGNTLIDMYGKCGCLNDSEKVFKTMRSVNVVTWTTMISCYGMHGNGEEALLLFRKMVNGGITPNSVTLTAVLASCSHSGLIDQGKKIFNSISSGYGLQPSAEHYACMVDLFGRAGYLVEALELLRSMKSLGTGSIWGALLAGCVMHKNVEIAEIAAHHLFQLEQNNASNYIALCGIYQSNGVLDGIATVRERMREQGLIKTPGCSWISIGGRAHKFYQGHQ, encoded by the exons ATGTGTACGAACAAAGCTTTGAAGTTGTCGATTCTGCTCCGAAATTGTGTGTGGTGCTCTGCAGTCCTGCAAGTCAAGCAATGCCATGCCCAAACTATTCTCCAAGGATTGCTTCCGCATCTCACTCTTCAGACAGATCTCTTGCTAGCCTACTGTAGATTGTGCCTTCTCCGCCATGCTCGGAAGGTGTTCGGCACAATGCCCGTAAGAAACATGCATTCATGGAACATCATGATTGCCTCCTACATTGAGAATTCCTTGTATTCCAATGCTTTAGCTATTTTTCGTGAGTTCAAGAGTTGCAATCTTGTTCCAGATCATTATACGTTGCCTCAACTTTTTAAGGCTTCTGTAGGAGTAGGTGATGCTTGTTTTGGTAAGGTGTGTCACGGTTGGGTGATAAAGCTTGGCTATGAGGGGTATGTTGTTGTGGCTAGTTCTGTGCTCGAGTTTTATGTGAAATTTGGGTTGATAACCGACGCATACTCGGTGTATTCCATGATGCTTTGTAGGGACTTTGTGgcttggaatttgatgatttctgGCTTTTTAAGGGCTGGCTTGTATTTGCATGTTATCGATTGTTTCAGAGAAATGCTGCTTACAAATGGGGGGAAGATGGATTCCATGTCTGTTCCTAGCATTTTAATTGCTTGTGGGAGGGAAGGAGACTTAATGAAAGGGAAAGAAGTTCATGGGTACGTCTTTAAGAACTGCGAGTTTGATGTGGATACTCCCATCGGTAACACCTTAATTGATATGTATGGGAAGTGTGGATGCTTAAATGATTCAGAGAAAGTTTTCAAGACAATGCGCAGCGTGAACGTGGTTACGTGGACTACCATGATATCGTGTTATGGTATGCATGGAAATGGGGAGGAAGCGCTCTTGCTATTTCGAAAGATGGTTAATGGAGGAATTACACCAAATTCTGTCACACTTACAGCAGTGTTAGCTAGTTGTAGCCACTCTGGTCTGATAGACCAAGGAAAGAaaattttcaattcaattagttCCGGTTATGGATTGCAGCCAAGTGCTGAACACTATGCATGTATGGTGGATCTTTTTGGCCGCGCTGGGTATCTTGTTGAAGCACTTGAGTTGTTGAGGAGCATGAAATCGTTAGGAACGGGAAGCATCTGGGGTGCGCTTCTTGCTGGTTGTGTAATGCACAAGAATGTTGAGATTGCAGAAATTGCAGCTCATCATCTTTTCCAATTAGAACAAAATAATGCTAGTAACTACATAGCCCTATGTGGCATCTATCAGTCTAATGGTGTGCTTGATGGAATTGCAACTGTTAGAGAAAGAATGAGAGAACAAGGTTTGATTAAAACTCCTGGTTGTAGCTGGATCAGTATTGGAGGAAGGGCTCATAAATTCTATCAAG GCCATCAATAG
- the LOC130982728 gene encoding uncharacterized protein LOC130982728 produces MNARIVLDEYQVVRHFSDSIAPVGILRPLKFHLEKKVDIQSLISPENISETSVQKLETVFEVEDTLERCEDTFKPLDCSADPIDDLAHKFNISRTNNKRTLSLSCSLQDSCNDLREDLMTVLAKIESLLAGFGFGWENVVYVAGTFGYLSPECFQRLTVTDKCDVYSFGMVLLVMVCMKEKDLFLNKANMFGNQHLEGKSEIKYLEKFIDDQVQPWNVVAFI; encoded by the exons ATG AATGCTCGAATTGTGCTTGATGAATATCAAGTTGTGAGACACTTTTCAGATTCTATAGCTCCTGTTGGAATCCTTCGTCCCTTGAAATTTCATTTGGAGAAGAAGGTAGATATTCAATCTTTAATATCACCAGAGAACATAAGTGAAACTTCAGTTCAGAAACTGGAAACTGTGTTTGAAGTGGAAGACACTTTAGAAAGATGTGAAGACACATTTAAGCCGTTGGATTGCAGTGCTGACCCAATTGATGACTTAGCACATAAATTTAACATCTCAAGAACAAATAACAAGAGAACACTCTCCTTAAGTTGCTCGTTACAAGATTCATGCAACG ATTTACGGGAAGATTTGATGACTGTTTTGGCAAAAATTGAATCACTATTAGCTGGCTTTGGCTTTGGGTGGGAGAATGTTGTCTATGTTGCAG GTACATTTGGATACTTGTCTCCTGAGTGTTTCCAACGCCTGACCGTTACAGATAAATGTGACGTTTACTCCTTTGGTATGGTTCTACTTGTAATGGTATGCATGAAGGAGAAGGATTTGTTTCTTAATAAGGCCAACATGTTTGGTAACCAACATTTGGAGGGGAAGAGTGAAATCAAATACTTAGAGAAGTTCATTGATGATCAAGTTCAACCATGGAATGTAGTAGCCTTTATTTAG